A single Pantoea rwandensis DNA region contains:
- the ribA gene encoding GTP cyclohydrolase II, whose protein sequence is MQLKRVAEAKLPTPWGDFLMVGFEELATGQDHVALVYGDVSDHNPVLARVHSECLTGDALFSLRCDCGFQLEAALTAIAEEGRGVLLYHRQEGRNIGLLNKIRAYALQDKGYDTVEANHQLGFAADERDFTLCADMFKLLGVNEVRLLTNNPRKVEILSEAGINIVERVPLVVGRNPKNAHYLDTKAEKMGHLLPKA, encoded by the coding sequence ATGCAGCTTAAACGGGTAGCAGAAGCCAAACTGCCCACGCCATGGGGAGATTTCCTGATGGTTGGTTTTGAAGAACTGGCAACTGGCCAGGATCATGTCGCGCTGGTTTACGGTGATGTTAGCGACCACAATCCAGTGCTGGCGCGCGTTCACTCTGAGTGTCTAACCGGTGATGCGCTGTTCAGCCTGCGCTGCGACTGTGGTTTTCAGCTGGAAGCGGCGCTCACCGCTATCGCTGAAGAAGGCCGTGGCGTGCTGTTATATCACCGCCAGGAAGGCCGTAATATCGGTCTGTTGAACAAGATCCGCGCCTACGCTTTGCAAGACAAAGGTTACGACACCGTTGAAGCGAATCATCAGTTGGGCTTTGCCGCCGATGAGCGCGATTTCACCCTGTGTGCAGATATGTTCAAACTGTTGGGCGTCAATGAAGTCCGCCTGCTGACGAACAATCCGCGCAAAGTCGAGATCCTGAGCGAAGCGGGAATTAATATTGTAGAACGCGTGCCGTTAGTGGTTGGGCGCAACCCCAAAAATGCTCACTACCTTGATACCAAGGCAGAAAAAATGGGCCATCTGTTGCCAAAAGCATAA
- the pgpB gene encoding phosphatidylglycerophosphatase B, which produces MLKIAQRTTLGMLLLLVMPVAVWLSGWQWQPGESSAFLRVLFWMTETVTSPWGILTSIILSTWVLWCLRFRLKPAILLIIFMNGAILVGQYTKSFIKEQVQEPRPYVVWLEKSHGIDEAAFYQQNRQGRSQLVSTLLANDTQLPQWLKNHWAFETGFAFPSGHTMFAASWALLVIGLLWPRRHIVTVVVLFAWATMVMGSRLLLGMHWPRDLVVATLISWLLVTVATWLAQRFCGPLTVPREEQQEIAQRDDAL; this is translated from the coding sequence ATGTTAAAAATTGCTCAGCGCACTACCCTGGGAATGCTTTTGTTATTAGTCATGCCCGTTGCGGTCTGGCTCTCTGGCTGGCAATGGCAGCCAGGTGAGAGTAGCGCGTTTTTGCGGGTGCTTTTCTGGATGACAGAAACCGTCACCAGCCCCTGGGGTATATTGACCAGTATTATCCTCAGCACCTGGGTTTTATGGTGCTTACGCTTCAGGCTTAAACCCGCCATATTACTGATTATCTTCATGAATGGCGCTATTCTTGTCGGTCAGTACACCAAATCTTTCATTAAAGAGCAGGTACAGGAACCGCGTCCTTATGTCGTTTGGCTGGAGAAGAGCCACGGTATTGATGAAGCGGCGTTTTATCAGCAGAACCGTCAGGGGCGCAGTCAGTTAGTGTCGACATTATTGGCTAACGATACTCAACTGCCGCAATGGCTGAAAAACCACTGGGCGTTTGAAACCGGTTTTGCCTTTCCTTCCGGACATACCATGTTTGCCGCCAGTTGGGCGCTGCTGGTGATTGGCTTACTCTGGCCACGGCGGCACATAGTGACCGTGGTCGTGCTGTTTGCCTGGGCTACCATGGTCATGGGCAGTCGTTTGCTGCTGGGCATGCATTGGCCGCGCGATTTGGTGGTGGCCACCCTGATTTCCTGGCTGCTGGTTACGGTTGCCACATGGCTGGCGCAGCGTTTTTGTGGTCCGCTTACGGTGCCGCGCGAAGAGCAGCAGGAGATCGCACAGCGTGATGACGCATTGTAA
- a CDS encoding LapA family protein yields the protein MKYLLIFLVVLVIFIISVTLGAHNDQIVTFNYLLAQGEFRISTLLASLFGAGFLLGWAICGLFWLRIRVSLAHAQRKLKRMQAQNEQSTAVTNSSTAGRRD from the coding sequence GTGAAATATTTGCTGATTTTTCTCGTGGTTTTGGTCATTTTTATCATCTCCGTCACGCTTGGAGCGCATAACGACCAAATCGTCACTTTTAACTATCTGCTGGCGCAGGGTGAATTCCGCATCTCCACATTGCTGGCGAGCCTGTTTGGTGCCGGATTCCTGCTCGGATGGGCAATTTGCGGTCTTTTCTGGTTGCGGATACGTGTTTCTCTCGCTCACGCGCAGCGCAAGCTGAAACGCATGCAGGCGCAGAATGAACAATCAACGGCTGTGACAAATTCTTCCACTGCTGGTCGTCGGGATTAA
- the lapB gene encoding lipopolysaccharide assembly protein LapB, giving the protein MLELLFLLLPVAAAYGWYMGRRSAHQDKQQEANRLSREYVAGVNFLLSNQQDKAVDLFLDMLKEDSGTVEAHLTLGNLFRSRGEVDRAIRIHQSLMESASLSYEQRLLAIQQLGRDYMAAGLYDRAEDMFSQLIDETDFRIGALQQLLLIHQATSDWQKAIEVAERLVKLGKDKQKGEIAHFYCELALQALSSDDLDRAMTLLKKGESADHQSARVSIMMGRIFMEQGEYAKATARLQRVLDQDKELVSETLSMLETCYQRLNQPEDWAQFLQRCVEENTGAAAELYLSDILEQQQGPEAAQLYINRQLQRHPTMRVFHRLMDFHLHEAEDGRAKESLMVLRDMVGEQIRTKPRYRCQKCGFTAHALYWHCPSCRAWSSVKPIRGLDGQ; this is encoded by the coding sequence ATGCTTGAATTGCTGTTTTTGCTTCTTCCTGTTGCTGCGGCATATGGCTGGTACATGGGCCGCCGAAGTGCACATCAGGATAAGCAACAGGAAGCGAATCGCCTGTCACGTGAATACGTTGCCGGTGTAAACTTTCTGCTTTCCAATCAACAGGACAAAGCTGTCGATCTCTTTCTGGATATGTTGAAGGAGGACAGCGGCACAGTCGAAGCTCATCTGACGCTCGGCAATCTGTTCCGTTCACGCGGCGAAGTTGACCGCGCCATTCGTATCCACCAATCGCTGATGGAAAGCGCTTCCCTGAGCTATGAACAACGCCTGCTGGCGATTCAGCAGTTGGGACGCGATTACATGGCCGCAGGGTTGTACGACCGCGCTGAAGACATGTTTAGCCAGCTGATTGATGAAACCGACTTCCGCATCGGTGCATTACAGCAACTTCTACTGATACATCAGGCAACCAGTGACTGGCAGAAAGCTATCGAAGTGGCGGAAAGATTGGTCAAGCTGGGCAAAGACAAGCAGAAGGGTGAAATTGCCCATTTTTACTGTGAGCTTGCGCTACAGGCATTGAGCAGTGACGATCTGGATCGCGCCATGACGTTGCTGAAGAAAGGTGAATCGGCCGATCACCAGAGTGCACGCGTTTCCATCATGATGGGACGCATTTTTATGGAGCAGGGGGAATACGCCAAAGCAACGGCTCGCCTGCAGCGCGTACTGGATCAAGATAAAGAGCTGGTGAGCGAAACCTTATCGATGCTCGAAACCTGCTATCAGCGACTGAATCAGCCTGAAGATTGGGCTCAGTTTTTACAACGCTGCGTCGAAGAGAATACCGGCGCGGCCGCTGAACTGTACCTTTCTGATATCCTTGAACAGCAGCAGGGCCCGGAAGCGGCGCAGCTGTATATCAACCGCCAGTTGCAGCGCCATCCGACCATGCGCGTGTTCCATCGCTTGATGGATTTCCACCTGCACGAAGCAGAAGACGGTCGTGCCAAAGAGAGCCTGATGGTGCTGCGTGATATGGTAGGCGAACAGATTCGCACTAAACCGCGCTATCGCTGCCAGAAGTGTGGATTTACCGCACATGCGCTTTATTGGCATTGCCCATCCTGTCGCGCATGGTCTTCGGTGAAACCGATTCGCGGACTCGACGGCCAGTAA
- the pyrF gene encoding orotidine-5'-phosphate decarboxylase encodes MPVTTSPILVALDYHNLDSALQFVDRIDPSQCRLKVGKEMFTLFGPSLVKTLQSRGFDVFLDLKFHDIPNTTAHAVAAAADLGVWMVNVHASGGARMMNAAREALLPFGSDAPLLIAVTVLTSMDEDDLRGLGITLSPSEQAERLARLTRECGLDGVVCSAQEAAHFKQVLGQDFALVTPGIRPAGSDAGDQRRIMTPQQAKLAGVDYMVIGRPITQSNDPAATLHTILQSL; translated from the coding sequence ATGCCTGTAACCACTTCACCGATTCTGGTAGCACTCGACTATCATAATCTCGACAGCGCACTGCAGTTTGTGGACCGCATTGACCCGAGCCAGTGCCGCCTGAAAGTCGGCAAAGAGATGTTTACGCTATTTGGCCCGTCGCTGGTGAAAACACTGCAGTCGCGTGGTTTTGACGTTTTTCTCGATCTGAAGTTTCATGATATTCCCAATACTACCGCGCACGCGGTAGCCGCTGCTGCCGATCTCGGTGTGTGGATGGTCAACGTTCACGCCAGTGGCGGGGCGCGGATGATGAATGCGGCTCGTGAAGCGCTGCTGCCTTTTGGTAGCGATGCGCCGTTGCTGATTGCGGTAACTGTGCTGACCAGCATGGATGAAGACGATCTCAGGGGTCTCGGCATTACGCTTTCTCCCTCAGAGCAGGCAGAACGTCTCGCTCGCCTGACGCGTGAGTGTGGCCTCGATGGCGTAGTCTGTTCAGCTCAGGAAGCTGCGCACTTTAAACAGGTGTTGGGTCAGGATTTCGCGCTGGTGACACCAGGTATTCGTCCGGCAGGCAGTGATGCGGGCGATCAACGCCGTATCATGACGCCGCAGCAGGCAAAACTGGCTGGCGTGGATTACATGGTGATTGGGCGTCCGATCACCCAATCAAATGATCCGGCTGCAACGCTGCACACTATCCTGCAAAGTTTATAG
- the yciH gene encoding stress response translation initiation inhibitor YciH produces MAQDNRLVYSTETGRIAQEEEKAPRPQGDGIVRIQRQTSGRKGKGVCLITGIDLDDDALTKLAAELKKNCGCGGSLKDGVIEIQGDKRDLLKALLEAKGMKVKLAGG; encoded by the coding sequence ATGGCTCAGGACAACCGACTGGTTTACTCCACTGAAACTGGCCGTATTGCACAGGAAGAAGAAAAAGCGCCGCGCCCACAAGGGGATGGCATAGTGCGTATTCAACGCCAGACCAGCGGCCGTAAAGGTAAAGGCGTCTGCCTGATTACGGGGATTGATCTGGATGATGATGCGCTCACTAAACTGGCGGCAGAACTGAAGAAGAATTGTGGCTGCGGTGGGTCACTCAAAGATGGCGTCATCGAGATTCAAGGCGATAAACGCGATCTCTTGAAAGCGCTACTTGAAGCCAAAGGCATGAAGGTTAAATTAGCCGGCGGTTAA
- the osmB gene encoding osmotically-inducible lipoprotein OsmB — protein MTTTMKRMTVAVLAATLVVASSGCSNWSKRDRNTAIGAGAGAIGGSVLTNGSALGTVGGAAVGGIIGHQVSK, from the coding sequence ATGACGACAACAATGAAACGTATGACCGTTGCGGTATTAGCTGCCACCCTGGTTGTTGCCTCGAGTGGTTGTTCGAACTGGTCAAAACGCGACCGCAATACCGCCATTGGCGCGGGTGCGGGTGCAATCGGTGGTTCTGTTCTGACTAACGGAAGTGCACTCGGTACCGTGGGTGGTGCAGCCGTTGGCGGTATTATCGGCCATCAGGTTTCTAAATAA
- the araD gene encoding L-ribulose-5-phosphate 4-epimerase, with protein MLELLKQQVLEANLDLPRYNLVTFTWGNVSAIDRDHGLLVIKPSGVKYENMQRDDMVVVELASGKVVEGALRPSSDTATHRALYLAWPEIGGIVHTHSRHATIWAQAGRDIMALGTTHADDFYGTIPCTRAMKREEIQQEYEWNTGQVIIESFAQRRIKPADIPAALVNSHGPFAWGKDAAAAVHSAVVLEEVAYMALHTEQLRSELPPISQNLLDLHYLRKHGKNAWYGQN; from the coding sequence ATGCTGGAATTGCTCAAGCAGCAGGTGCTGGAAGCCAACCTTGACTTACCGCGCTATAACCTGGTCACTTTTACCTGGGGTAACGTCAGCGCCATTGACCGCGACCATGGCCTGCTGGTGATCAAACCTTCGGGCGTGAAATACGAGAATATGCAGCGCGACGATATGGTGGTTGTGGAGTTAGCGAGCGGCAAGGTGGTGGAAGGGGCGCTTCGCCCATCATCCGATACGGCCACCCATCGCGCGCTGTATCTCGCCTGGCCGGAGATTGGTGGCATCGTACATACCCATTCACGCCACGCCACAATTTGGGCGCAGGCCGGGCGCGACATTATGGCGCTGGGGACAACACACGCGGATGATTTCTACGGCACCATTCCCTGTACGCGTGCGATGAAGCGTGAAGAGATACAGCAAGAGTATGAATGGAACACCGGGCAGGTGATTATTGAAAGCTTTGCTCAACGCCGCATTAAGCCAGCCGACATCCCTGCTGCGCTGGTCAACTCGCACGGCCCCTTTGCCTGGGGTAAAGATGCAGCTGCAGCTGTGCACAGTGCGGTGGTGTTGGAAGAAGTGGCTTATATGGCGCTTCACACGGAACAACTGCGCAGCGAACTGCCTCCGATTTCGCAGAATCTACTCGATCTACATTATCTGCGTAAGCATGGCAAGAATGCCTGGTACGGGCAGAATTGA
- the kdgT gene encoding 2-keto-3-deoxygluconate transporter: MHIKRAIDKIPGGMMLIPLFLGALCHTFSPGAGKYFGSFTNGLMTGTVPILAVWFFCMGASIKLSATGTVLRKSGTLVLTKIAVAWVVAAVASRMMPENGVEVGMFAGLSTLALVAAMDMTNGGLYASIMQQYGSKEEAGAFVLMSLESGPLMTMVILGTAGIASFEPHVFVGAVLPFIVGFALGNLDPELREFFGKAVHTLIPFFAFALGNTIDLAVIAQTGLLGVLLGVAVIIITGIPLIIADRLIGGGDGTAGIAASSTAGAAVATPVLIAEMLPQFKPVAPAATALVATSVIVTSVLVPIITAVYSKRVKRSHVAVGQRAAIK, from the coding sequence ATGCATATCAAACGTGCAATCGATAAGATTCCAGGCGGTATGATGTTAATCCCGCTGTTTTTGGGCGCGCTCTGCCACACATTTTCACCCGGCGCAGGAAAATACTTTGGCTCTTTTACTAACGGCCTGATGACGGGCACTGTGCCGATTCTGGCGGTATGGTTCTTCTGTATGGGTGCATCGATCAAACTCAGCGCAACCGGAACCGTGCTGCGTAAATCCGGCACCCTGGTATTAACCAAAATCGCCGTTGCCTGGGTCGTGGCTGCCGTGGCATCCCGCATGATGCCGGAAAATGGCGTAGAAGTCGGTATGTTCGCCGGTTTATCCACGCTGGCATTGGTTGCTGCCATGGACATGACCAATGGCGGCCTTTATGCCTCCATCATGCAGCAATACGGTTCAAAAGAAGAAGCCGGCGCGTTTGTGCTGATGTCGCTGGAATCGGGTCCGCTGATGACCATGGTGATCCTGGGGACTGCAGGCATTGCTTCGTTTGAGCCCCACGTGTTTGTTGGCGCGGTGTTACCCTTTATTGTCGGTTTCGCGCTTGGCAATCTTGACCCGGAATTACGCGAGTTCTTCGGCAAAGCCGTTCATACCTTGATTCCGTTCTTTGCCTTCGCTTTGGGTAACACCATCGATTTGGCCGTGATTGCACAAACCGGTTTGTTGGGCGTATTGCTCGGTGTAGCAGTCATCATCATCACCGGTATTCCACTGATTATTGCCGACCGCTTGATAGGTGGTGGTGATGGCACGGCGGGGATCGCAGCCTCCAGCACCGCAGGCGCGGCAGTGGCCACGCCGGTACTGATTGCAGAGATGTTGCCTCAGTTTAAACCGGTCGCTCCTGCAGCGACTGCACTGGTAGCGACATCCGTTATTGTGACTTCTGTATTAGTGCCGATTATTACCGCCGTCTATTCGAAACGCGTTAAGCGTTCTCATGTGGCGGTGGGACAGCGCGCTGCCATCAAGTAA
- a CDS encoding crotonase/enoyl-CoA hydratase family protein, with amino-acid sequence MTVINQPTCRLFTEVGQTTQLAAYYEEGRHTMWMMLRAQPRPSFNHELIEEIMNLSYAAQRSGLPIDFWVTGSLVPQMFNAGGDLRFFVECIRNNRREALRAYARACVDCIHSAARGFDTGAVTLAMIEGSALGGGFEAALAHHFILAQNSARMGFPEIAFNLFPGMGGYSLVARRSGMKLAEELICEGESHSAEWYETRGLVDKVFQPGDAYRTTRTFIDTLRPKLNGVRAMLKARQRVLQLSRAELMDITEDWVDYAFTLEPKDIAYMERLVQLQNRHSASLRKAG; translated from the coding sequence ATGACAGTAATTAACCAACCAACTTGCAGATTGTTTACCGAAGTCGGACAAACTACCCAGCTGGCGGCCTATTATGAGGAGGGCCGACACACCATGTGGATGATGCTGCGTGCGCAGCCACGGCCCAGTTTCAACCACGAATTAATCGAGGAAATCATGAATCTGAGCTATGCCGCTCAGCGTTCGGGTTTGCCAATTGATTTTTGGGTGACGGGTTCGCTGGTGCCGCAGATGTTCAACGCCGGTGGCGATTTGCGTTTCTTTGTGGAGTGCATTCGTAACAACCGTCGTGAAGCGCTGCGAGCCTATGCGCGTGCCTGCGTGGATTGCATCCATTCGGCAGCGCGGGGGTTTGATACCGGAGCGGTGACGCTGGCGATGATTGAAGGTAGTGCATTGGGTGGTGGCTTTGAAGCCGCGCTGGCCCATCACTTCATTCTTGCGCAGAACTCTGCACGGATGGGGTTCCCGGAGATCGCGTTTAACCTGTTCCCTGGCATGGGCGGCTATTCACTGGTGGCACGTCGTTCTGGCATGAAGCTGGCCGAAGAGCTGATCTGTGAAGGGGAGTCGCATAGCGCGGAATGGTATGAGACGCGCGGTCTGGTGGATAAAGTCTTCCAGCCAGGCGATGCCTACCGCACCACGCGTACCTTTATCGATACCTTGCGTCCGAAGCTGAATGGTGTGAGAGCCATGCTGAAAGCGCGCCAGCGCGTGCTGCAACTCTCACGAGCCGAGTTGATGGATATCACGGAAGATTGGGTGGATTACGCCTTCACACTGGAGCCTAAAGACATTGCTTACATGGAACGACTGGTGCAACTACAGAACCGTCATAGCGCATCCCTGCGCAAAGCCGGATAA
- the pdeR gene encoding cyclic di-GMP phosphodiesterase, producing MTDEQGQTLLYTLFGTTSPHWRLTSDSDALHFAEDENANTNLAVPLTPAQASLLRAMTVITSSINLTLSLRGAPVPMHFVGRKVNQSTWAGTSSAWGDTSSVARDLTLGLSFAEQVVSEANSVIVILDQRGNIQRFNRLSEEYTGLKEQEVIGRNVFQLFMTKQEAQASRRNISGFFRDGNSYEVERWIKTKKGQRLFLFRNKFVHSGSGKNEIFLICSGTDITEERRAQERLRVLANTDTVTGLPNRNAIHQQISLALELANGSQTGVVYLDLDNFKKVNDAYGHMFGDQLLQAVSLAILSCLGKDQTLARLGGDEFVVLAEHTSQAALEAMASRILERLRQPFRVGLIEVYSGCSIGIALAPLHGEDRESLIRNADTAMYHAKENGRGKFCVFANEMNQRVFEYLWLDTNLRKALELEQLVVYYQPKLDRDGEVRSAEALVRWNSPERGLVPPGDFISYAEESGLIVPLGRWVMLNVLQQIVQWRNEGIYLRVAVNVSAKQLLNQSIYTDLKQALNEAGLTDCPIDIELTESCLIENEAGALTLMKQFQELGAQVHLDDFGTGYSSLSQLARVPIDAIKLDQSFVRNINKQPVAQSLVRAIVAVAKTLDLQVIAEGIETKAEEKFVMTNGVDGRQGYYYAKPMPAEQLGHWLAKHPARV from the coding sequence ATGACCGATGAACAAGGGCAAACGTTGCTATACACCCTGTTTGGCACAACCAGCCCTCATTGGCGTTTAACTTCAGATAGCGATGCTTTGCATTTTGCCGAAGATGAGAATGCCAATACCAATTTGGCGGTTCCATTAACCCCCGCGCAGGCCAGTTTGCTGCGTGCGATGACGGTGATCACTTCCAGTATCAACCTGACCCTCTCCCTGCGCGGTGCGCCGGTGCCTATGCACTTTGTCGGCCGCAAGGTGAACCAATCAACATGGGCTGGTACCTCTTCCGCCTGGGGTGATACCTCCTCCGTGGCGCGTGATTTAACACTCGGATTGTCTTTTGCTGAACAAGTGGTCTCCGAAGCAAACTCGGTGATTGTGATCCTCGATCAACGTGGGAATATTCAGCGATTCAATCGCTTAAGCGAAGAGTACACCGGTCTGAAAGAGCAGGAAGTGATCGGCCGTAACGTGTTTCAACTGTTTATGACCAAGCAGGAGGCGCAGGCTTCACGGCGCAACATTTCGGGTTTCTTCCGCGATGGCAATTCTTATGAAGTGGAACGCTGGATCAAAACCAAAAAAGGTCAACGACTGTTTCTGTTTCGTAATAAGTTTGTGCACAGCGGTAGCGGGAAAAATGAAATTTTCCTCATCTGTTCTGGAACCGACATCACAGAAGAGCGACGCGCTCAGGAACGCTTACGTGTTCTCGCCAACACCGATACGGTGACCGGTTTACCGAACCGCAATGCCATCCATCAACAGATTAGTCTGGCACTGGAATTAGCCAATGGCAGTCAAACTGGCGTGGTTTATCTCGATCTGGACAATTTTAAGAAGGTGAACGACGCCTACGGCCATATGTTTGGCGACCAACTGCTGCAAGCGGTCTCCCTCGCCATTCTCAGTTGTCTGGGCAAAGATCAGACGCTGGCCCGTCTTGGTGGTGATGAGTTCGTGGTACTGGCAGAGCATACCAGTCAGGCTGCGCTGGAAGCCATGGCATCACGTATTCTTGAGCGCCTGCGTCAACCCTTCCGCGTTGGTTTGATCGAAGTCTACAGTGGTTGCTCGATTGGTATTGCCCTGGCCCCGCTGCATGGCGAGGATCGGGAAAGTCTGATCCGCAACGCCGATACCGCGATGTATCACGCCAAAGAGAATGGGCGCGGTAAATTCTGCGTGTTCGCCAATGAGATGAATCAGCGTGTTTTCGAATATCTCTGGCTTGATACTAACCTGCGCAAAGCACTGGAGCTGGAGCAGCTGGTGGTGTATTACCAGCCCAAATTAGACCGTGACGGCGAAGTGCGCAGCGCAGAAGCGTTGGTGCGCTGGAACTCTCCGGAACGTGGTCTGGTGCCACCGGGAGATTTTATCTCTTACGCTGAAGAGTCTGGTCTTATTGTTCCGCTCGGGCGTTGGGTGATGCTCAATGTGTTACAGCAAATTGTTCAGTGGCGCAATGAAGGCATCTACCTGCGCGTTGCGGTGAACGTTTCCGCTAAGCAGTTGCTCAATCAAAGCATTTATACCGATTTGAAGCAGGCATTAAATGAAGCCGGTCTCACTGATTGTCCCATTGATATCGAGCTGACTGAAAGCTGCCTGATTGAGAACGAAGCCGGTGCACTTACGCTAATGAAGCAGTTCCAGGAACTGGGTGCTCAGGTTCATCTTGATGACTTTGGTACCGGTTATTCCTCGCTTTCCCAGTTGGCTCGCGTGCCCATTGATGCAATCAAACTGGATCAAAGCTTCGTGCGTAACATCAACAAACAACCCGTGGCGCAATCGTTGGTCCGTGCCATTGTCGCCGTGGCCAAAACCCTCGATCTGCAGGTGATTGCGGAAGGCATTGAAACCAAAGCCGAAGAGAAGTTTGTTATGACCAACGGTGTCGATGGGCGTCAGGGTTATTATTATGCAAAACCAATGCCCGCAGAACAGCTCGGGCATTGGCTGGCTAAGCATCCTGCCCGCGTTTAA
- a CDS encoding YbdD/YjiX family protein, translating to MSESIHRWKKPIGAWHIQHCLPIAPQATGQTLNRWQRIWQGLKQSFRLMVGVHDYQTYLKHMHEHHPGQTPMDERAFHRYCLEARFPSQAGKLGKCPC from the coding sequence ATGTCTGAGTCCATTCATCGCTGGAAAAAACCGATTGGTGCCTGGCACATTCAGCATTGCTTACCGATCGCACCCCAGGCCACCGGGCAAACTCTTAATCGCTGGCAACGAATATGGCAGGGATTGAAGCAAAGTTTTCGCTTAATGGTTGGCGTTCACGACTATCAAACTTATCTGAAGCATATGCACGAGCACCATCCCGGGCAAACGCCGATGGATGAGCGAGCCTTTCATCGCTACTGCCTTGAGGCCCGTTTTCCCAGCCAGGCAGGCAAGCTCGGCAAGTGTCCTTGCTGA